One Thermococcus kodakarensis KOD1 genomic window carries:
- the proS gene encoding proline--tRNA ligase, with protein sequence MAVERKKWSENFSEWYNELIETAGIQDKRYPVKGMNVWLPYGLKIMRNIERFIHAEMERTGHDEVLFPALIPETEFQKEAEHIKGFEGEVYWVTHAGLEPLDVRLILRPTSETAMYSMFSLWIRSHADLPFKIYQIVNVYRYETKHTRPLIRVREISRFFEAHTAHDSYEDAERQIKEDLEIFDNLARFLALPYIISKRPEWDKFPGAYYSLGAEVMMPDGRTLQIGTMHNYRQNFAKAYNIQYETETGDHEYVHQTTFGMSERLLAAVIAIHGDDRGMVLPPTIAPIQVVIVPIPKKDSEADVFAYAREIAEELRTAGIRVHVDERDIRPGRKYYDWELKGVPLRIEVGPRDVEGKKAVLARRDTLEKITVERDNIVEEVRKTLDAIHENLYQRAKEFLESHIKRVDTIEEAKAVFEDRRGIVEIPWCGEEECGLRMEEELDAKMLGIPYPEEKAKAPEGKKCPVCGREAKFIARFARTY encoded by the coding sequence ATGGCGGTTGAGAGAAAGAAGTGGAGCGAGAATTTCAGCGAGTGGTACAACGAGCTGATTGAAACTGCTGGAATCCAGGACAAGCGCTACCCGGTCAAGGGTATGAACGTCTGGCTCCCCTACGGCCTCAAGATTATGCGCAACATAGAGCGCTTTATACACGCTGAGATGGAGAGAACCGGTCACGATGAGGTTCTCTTCCCGGCCCTCATCCCCGAAACCGAGTTCCAGAAGGAGGCCGAGCACATAAAGGGCTTTGAGGGAGAGGTCTACTGGGTCACCCACGCTGGTCTCGAACCGCTCGACGTCAGGCTCATACTCAGGCCGACGAGCGAGACGGCAATGTACTCGATGTTCTCACTCTGGATAAGGTCTCACGCTGATTTACCGTTCAAGATATACCAGATCGTCAACGTTTACCGCTACGAGACCAAGCACACGAGGCCGCTCATCAGGGTTAGAGAAATCAGCAGGTTCTTTGAGGCCCACACCGCCCACGACAGCTACGAAGATGCCGAGAGGCAGATAAAGGAAGACCTTGAGATATTTGACAACCTCGCGAGGTTCCTCGCTCTGCCCTACATCATCTCAAAGCGCCCGGAGTGGGACAAGTTCCCGGGAGCTTACTACTCACTCGGCGCCGAGGTCATGATGCCCGACGGCAGGACGCTCCAGATAGGCACGATGCACAACTACCGCCAGAACTTCGCAAAGGCCTACAACATCCAGTACGAGACCGAGACGGGTGACCACGAGTACGTCCACCAGACAACCTTTGGAATGAGCGAGAGGCTGCTGGCTGCTGTCATAGCGATCCACGGCGACGACAGGGGAATGGTTCTCCCGCCGACCATAGCTCCGATACAGGTCGTCATAGTCCCGATACCCAAAAAGGACAGCGAGGCCGACGTTTTCGCCTATGCTCGTGAGATAGCCGAGGAGCTCAGAACGGCCGGAATCAGGGTCCACGTTGACGAGCGCGACATAAGGCCCGGAAGGAAGTACTACGACTGGGAGCTCAAGGGCGTCCCGCTCAGGATAGAGGTCGGCCCGAGGGACGTGGAAGGAAAGAAGGCTGTCTTAGCTAGAAGAGACACCCTCGAAAAGATAACCGTTGAGAGGGATAACATCGTCGAGGAGGTCAGAAAGACCCTCGATGCAATTCATGAGAACCTCTATCAGAGGGCTAAGGAGTTCCTTGAGAGCCACATCAAGCGCGTTGACACGATCGAGGAGGCAAAAGCCGTCTTTGAGGACAGGCGCGGAATCGTCGAGATTCCCTGGTGCGGTGAGGAGGAGTGCGGCCTCAGGATGGAGGAAGAGCTCGACGCCAAGATGCTCGGAATCCCGTATCCCGAGGAGAAGGCGAAGGCTCCAGAGGGCAAGAAGTGCCCGGTCTGCGGCAGGGAAGCCAAGTTCATCGCGAGGTTCGCGAGGACTTACTGA
- a CDS encoding 2-hydroxyacid dehydrogenase, producing MRPRVLVTFKMKSKPVEELKKYADVDFLLYPSVEELAEKIKDYDGLIVSPLNRVPREVIERAERLKVISCHSAGYDHVDVEAATKKGIYVTKVSGVLSEAVAEFAVGLTIALLRKFVYTDKLIRRGEWDSHAKIWSTFKDIETVYGKKVGILGMGAIGKAIARRMKAMGTEILYWSRSRKEDIEAEVGAKYLPLDEVLRESDIVILALPATPETYHIINEERIKLLEGKYLVNIGRGTLVDEKAVVKAIEEGRLKGYATDVFEKEPVTEHPLFKYEWETVLTPHHAGLSKEAMEDMGFQAVMNLLAVLRGEIPKDLVNREVVKVRPPEEVKML from the coding sequence ATGAGGCCGAGAGTTCTTGTGACATTTAAGATGAAGAGCAAGCCCGTCGAGGAGCTGAAGAAGTACGCCGACGTTGATTTTCTGCTATATCCCAGCGTTGAAGAGCTGGCTGAGAAGATCAAGGACTACGACGGGCTTATTGTCTCCCCGCTGAACAGGGTTCCGCGGGAAGTAATTGAACGGGCCGAGAGGCTCAAGGTCATAAGCTGTCATTCAGCCGGCTATGACCATGTTGATGTGGAAGCCGCGACCAAGAAGGGGATCTACGTCACCAAAGTTTCAGGGGTTCTGAGCGAGGCTGTGGCAGAGTTCGCCGTTGGCCTGACGATAGCCCTTCTCAGGAAGTTCGTTTACACCGACAAGCTCATCAGGAGGGGTGAATGGGACAGCCACGCCAAGATATGGAGCACCTTCAAGGACATTGAAACCGTCTATGGCAAGAAGGTTGGAATCCTCGGCATGGGGGCCATCGGAAAGGCCATAGCGAGGAGAATGAAGGCCATGGGAACGGAGATACTCTACTGGTCGCGCTCGAGAAAAGAAGACATCGAAGCTGAGGTCGGGGCGAAGTACCTCCCGCTCGACGAAGTCCTGAGGGAGAGCGACATCGTCATCTTAGCCCTTCCCGCAACTCCAGAAACCTACCATATCATCAACGAGGAAAGAATTAAGCTCCTTGAGGGCAAGTACCTCGTCAACATAGGCAGGGGAACCCTCGTGGACGAGAAGGCCGTCGTTAAGGCCATTGAAGAGGGCAGGCTGAAGGGCTACGCGACGGATGTCTTTGAGAAGGAGCCTGTAACTGAGCACCCGCTCTTCAAGTACGAGTGGGAGACTGTATTAACACCACACCACGCGGGCCTTTCGAAGGAAGCTATGGAAGACATGGGCTTTCAGGCGGTAATGAACCTCCTCGCCGTCCTTAGAGGAGAAATACCAAAAGACCTCGTGAACAGGGAAGTCGTGAAGGTTCGCCCGCCGGAAGAAGTTAAGATGCTGTGA
- the trmY gene encoding tRNA (pseudouridine(54)-N(1))-methyltransferase TrmY encodes MRTFILKANTAVTSPDFSLKDLPGTGGRIDLLCRFLNSAFLLSHGIRKDVRVFMTLYGRPNPPKTIHFEGPKLKVRLNPDERSTALILKKALKIGEDLREPTKEVEVFPGVYVSNMTFEDVVRRVMKDSTLYYLVEDGKPITEIEFPQNPAFVLGDHLGLSKEDERFLEGIAKKVRIGRRSYLASHVVAFVNIWLDGM; translated from the coding sequence ATGAGGACGTTCATCCTCAAGGCGAACACCGCCGTGACTTCTCCGGACTTCTCGCTCAAAGACCTGCCTGGAACTGGGGGACGAATTGACCTGCTATGCAGGTTCCTCAACAGCGCCTTCCTCCTCTCGCACGGGATAAGGAAGGATGTGAGAGTCTTCATGACGCTCTACGGCAGGCCCAACCCTCCGAAGACGATTCACTTCGAGGGTCCTAAGCTGAAGGTCAGGCTCAACCCGGACGAGAGGAGCACTGCCTTAATCCTGAAGAAGGCCCTTAAGATCGGAGAAGACCTCAGGGAGCCCACGAAGGAAGTTGAGGTCTTTCCGGGTGTTTACGTCAGCAACATGACGTTTGAGGACGTCGTGAGAAGGGTCATGAAGGACTCGACGCTCTACTACCTCGTCGAGGACGGGAAGCCGATAACCGAAATCGAGTTCCCTCAGAATCCAGCCTTCGTCCTCGGAGACCATCTCGGCCTCAGCAAAGAGGATGAGCGCTTTCTTGAGGGCATAGCGAAGAAGGTCAGGATTGGAAGGAGGAGCTACCTTGCTTCTCACGTTGTTGCCTTCGTGAACATCTGGCTGGACGGGATGTGA
- the tiaS gene encoding tRNA(Ile2) 2-agmatinylcytidine synthetase TiaS, translated as MIIHIGIDDTDSPNGMCTTYLGAILYRELSRLAEPLDLPRLIRLNPNIPYKTRGNGAVAMTFEASEDIIPEIKDTVLFYVSQLADFEHENTNPGVVFLEGDVPNELRKFSLRALREHVTIGEAEEVARKVGAEYFKFKLGRGVIGSLAAIGYPLERFTYELLAYREREYWGTPRRVNEESVFLADKWAYPFSYDNVDPYKRVVLITPHGKDPVLVGIRGIDKGKVLQVFEMVEFEEPVAFYQLYKTNQNTDDHLTPKRIGELKLYDSAVVRGWVASPYWERGRHVFFELEDETGKIRVAAFEPTKKFRNWVRKLLPGDEIIAAGGVKEHEGILTLNLEKFYPVELVPKVEYRKPKCPVCGGTMKSKGDYLKCKRCGYKMPKRLIPVEVPRDLERKIYEVPPDARKHLSRPLVLPGGEERLMELL; from the coding sequence ATGATAATCCACATTGGAATTGACGATACGGACTCTCCAAATGGTATGTGCACCACATACCTGGGTGCCATCCTCTACCGCGAGCTCTCAAGGTTAGCCGAGCCCTTGGACCTGCCCAGGCTGATCCGCCTGAACCCGAACATCCCCTACAAGACGCGCGGAAACGGTGCAGTCGCGATGACTTTCGAGGCCAGTGAGGACATTATCCCCGAAATCAAGGACACGGTTCTTTTCTACGTTTCGCAGCTGGCGGATTTTGAACACGAGAACACAAACCCCGGCGTTGTCTTCCTTGAGGGAGATGTTCCTAACGAGCTGAGAAAGTTCTCGCTGAGAGCACTGAGGGAGCACGTGACCATAGGGGAAGCCGAGGAAGTTGCGAGAAAGGTTGGGGCTGAATACTTCAAGTTCAAGCTCGGGAGGGGGGTAATCGGGTCCCTCGCGGCAATTGGCTACCCCCTTGAGAGGTTTACCTATGAGCTTCTGGCCTACCGGGAGCGGGAGTACTGGGGGACGCCGAGAAGGGTAAACGAGGAGAGCGTCTTTCTGGCGGATAAATGGGCTTATCCCTTCAGCTACGACAACGTGGACCCCTACAAGCGTGTTGTTCTGATAACACCCCACGGAAAAGACCCTGTCCTTGTGGGAATCCGCGGGATTGACAAGGGCAAAGTTCTCCAGGTCTTTGAAATGGTGGAGTTCGAGGAACCAGTGGCTTTCTACCAGCTCTACAAGACGAACCAGAACACCGACGACCACCTCACCCCCAAGAGGATCGGCGAGCTAAAGCTCTACGACAGCGCGGTCGTTAGGGGGTGGGTTGCTTCGCCATACTGGGAGCGTGGAAGGCACGTGTTCTTCGAGCTTGAGGACGAGACAGGGAAGATTCGCGTGGCGGCGTTCGAGCCGACCAAGAAGTTCCGCAACTGGGTGCGCAAGCTCCTCCCCGGCGATGAAATCATAGCCGCTGGCGGCGTCAAGGAGCACGAGGGCATCCTAACCCTTAACCTCGAAAAGTTCTACCCGGTCGAGCTGGTTCCGAAGGTTGAGTACAGAAAACCAAAATGCCCGGTCTGCGGTGGGACCATGAAGAGCAAGGGCGACTACCTGAAGTGCAAGCGCTGTGGATACAAAATGCCGAAAAGGCTAATCCCCGTTGAAGTCCCCCGAGATCTGGAGAGAAAGATCTACGAGGTTCCCCCCGATGCCAGGAAGCACCTCTCAAGGCCGCTTGTCCTTCCCGGTGGGGAAGAGCGGCTGATGGAACTACTGTAA